The genome window TTTGAACACCCTAATTGGCCTAGTTGCCAGCAATACATGTTAtcttttagtaaaaaaaaaaaaaaaataagtatcCATTTGTTAGTTGTGCAAAGCAAATATCATTACTCTATTTGACTATCAGAGGAAAAAATGAAATTAATTGACACAAGCAGAAGCCATGCAGAATTAATCTATAATAGATAAAAGTAGATATACAGCTGTATTCAACATATAGTTCTTGAACATATACTATGTAGTTTCACGCGAAAAATATATACTAATCATAATCTTTTATTAGGAGTTTCAAAAAAGAAATATGAAGATAATGATATTATAACTTTTTAGGACATTAAGTAGGTGTTATGGTGGTTGGCCCAGTATCTCTTAGCATTATAGTTGCTTTACCTTCGTACCCTTCGCATCCAACCACAAAAAATACCAAAGTAgaaaataagaaacaaaagagAAAATTATATCTAGGTACGTAGGACCCATTTAAAAGGTTTTCAAAAACATTATAACTAATTAAAACAAGCTGAGGTTGAAAAAAAATACAAAGTTCGATTCCAGAAATTAGGCCCCGTTTGTCCacaattattttttcttctttttttttttcagaattgtttttcaaaaattgcgtttgtccatgaaattttgccattttatgaaaatttttagaaataagtttttcaaaaccactttttcaaaattttcagaattttGTCCCCCTTCACAAAATTACAACATTTTTTTTCAAAATGcatatccaaacataatttcaaatactccctccgtttcaatttatgtgaacccatttgaccgggcacggagtttaagaaaaaagagaagacttttgaatttgtggtgtaaaatgaggcacatatattttgtgtggctataaatcattgcataaaagtaaattgtttccaaataaggaaagatgtcattctttttagcacggactaaaaaggaaatatgttcacataaattgaaacggggagtgttatttttaaacttaactCCAATACtacttctttttcaaaaattacatttttttatgtccaaacgcctactaaagCTAAAACGTTTTCAAAAAGCAAAATAACTTAAAAGTAAATTCTCATAAAACTAATAGTAGTAGTCATTAAGTTAATCTAAAGATACAATTTTCTCACAATTATCTTTTTCAAGTGCCAACACAAATCAATAATGACAATAGGGCCCTCTTATCCCCACCCCTCTCTTCAACCCTAccattcttttctttctttttccactTCTTCTTATTCATAGTTCATCTTCTCTCTCCTTTTGCTTCTATGTTAAATGCTTATTACTGTTAAAGAAAAAAGGGTTTTAGTGGAAGTGGACGTTACCTCGTTTTTCAGCTGTTTGTATCTTCTGACACACTTTGATCTTTGATGATGGATACGTAGACAGCATCTCataaataattataattatattatttataattatataaAGAACACACACAGACTCACAACTTCACAagtcacatatatatatatatatatatatatatatatatatatatatatccacatCTTTCCTTCTTATTCCTTTCTCTCTCTCTGAAAAAGTTGAGTACTTTTATATATAGTTCTCATCACTTCACAGAAGAAGATGGTTTTCTGCTGATGGCTGCATCAAATGATTTGAAAAGCTGAGTCAAAACAGAAGGGCAAAAAAATAAAGCTAAGACAACAACCCCACTATAATCAATTCCCAGGTAGGGTACTTCAAGAAATGGAtcttttttatttcctttttgttTATGGATGTCAGTTGGGAAGGATGGATATATAACTAGAAGAAGAAAGATGTGCATTTTTTTTCCTCTGCTTTTTCCACATCTCAGTACGACTCTCTATCTTCAGTTTGCTTTTTGTGTTTTCCCTTTCCTTTGCCTTATCAAGAgagaaggaaaagacaagaaaagaaaagaaagaaattgaTTTGAGCATGAAAGAGAAATAGGAAAGTGAAGGGACTGAAACAAGTATAATACTAATATTGATCCATAAATCTatagatagatatatagataCATTAGATCCTCAAAAGAGAGGGCATATATAAAGGCGTATGGCCTTTTTCCCTtcattcttttctctttttttttttttcttttcctttctcttATACTATATCTTTCTCATGTAATTTTAGCCATAACTGCATGCTCACGAAAGAAATGTTTCTCTCTCTCAAAATCAGTGATTATTTATGTGTCACTGTAACCAAAAATTCTTCCTTTCTTCCGTTTGGGAGATGATGATAGAGCACGTGCACTTCCAGATTTCTATCACACCTGCAGGTACCAATCATATATTTTTCCTAATAATCCTTCCTCTTTTTTCCTTGTTCCGTTTTCCGTTTCCATTTACTTCCCCACGTATCCATATTTACAACCACAACCTCTCTTCCCATTGCTCCTCCTTCACCCTattcttatttttcttaattttatttcTAAGTGGAGGAAGAGAAAAAATATTAAATGTTATAATTATATTGGGAAAATAATGGTGTTTGGGGTTAACAGTATTAAtggttatttaaatatttttcagaCAAATGATTGGTTATCTTCACCTACTAAATTTTCAGGGTTCATTTAATATAGTATAAAAGTTCTGAAAGAAGGAAGAAGACGTCTCCTACGTACTACTACACAAACCAAATGGGTTGAATCTTGGCCCTCATCAGCTAGCTTTTTGTCCCCAACAACAGCAGGTACACAGATAAAACAAGCTCATTAATTTTACATATGTATGTTATCCTTTTATTTGGAAAAAATGATACGAGGACTGATTTGACTTACTTTGATTGAATTTTCAGGTAGATTAGTTTGTTTTTGTTATTGTGGAAAAAGGAGATGGCAGCGTACTTTGATGGAAATTCAGAAATCCAAGGAGGAAACGATGGTTTACAAACTCTGATACTGATGAACCCTGCTGGTTATGTTGGATTCTCTGAGACACAGCAGCCACCTGCAGGAGGAAGCAATCTCGTTTTCTTCAACTCCAATCCTCTTGGAAATTCACTAAACTTACCTCACGCGCGGCCTTCTTCTCAGCAGCAGCAGTTTGTCGGCATACCACTTGCTACCTCTGTCTTCACTGCTCCTTCTTCTTTTCCAGACGGTACCACTACTCCAACTGTTCATTCCCAGCATGATATATCTGCACTTCACGGCTTCCTCGCTCGGTCTCATGAGTATGGTTTCTACAACCCGTCGAATGACATCATGGAGGCGCGTGAGGTAACACGCGCTCAGCAGCAAGGGCTGTCACTTAGCCTTTCATCACAGCAGCCCGGGTTCGGGAACTTCAGGCCTGAGCGTGAGGAGTTGGTGACTACTGTTTCACCGACAGCCGGTGGTGGATCATCGTCGTCGGTACAAAGTGTGCCTTTGAGTCCTAAGTACTTGAAAGCAGCACAAGAGCTGCTTGATGAAGTTGTTAATGTTGGCAAGGCAGTGAAAACTAGCACAACTACTGAAGATGTTAATTAcagccaaaaatccaaaaataatggAGAATCGTCTGGCAATATGGCAACAGCAGCAGGACAAGAAGGAGGAGAGACTAACAGTAAGCGTGATGGACCAGAGCTTAGTGCAGCAGAGAGGCAAGAAATTCAGATGAAGAAAGCAAAACTTGTCAACATGCTTGATGAGGTATGCCTACAATCCTCCTATTTGGTTGTTGTAGTTAACGGAAGAGTATGGTCTCTGTCAAAAAGGTTGCATCAGATCTTtactgaaaataataatataataatactaGTAAATTATGTACCTATCAGATGATAAAGACCAGAACTTCACAAGTGTTATTATCATCAGGCACTGTCCGGACTATCCTGCAAactgaaattaaaattttctttttgcttttatgttttttatttaaaaaagatTTCTTCGAACCCTATTAGCTAGCATGTTATATTAAGCTTTTTTCTTGGTTTGATTTTGGGGGTGTATATATAGGTGGAGCAGAGGTACAGACATTACCATCAGCAGATGCAGAGTGTGATATCTTGGTTGGAGCAAGCAGCTGGAATTGGATCAGCAAAAACATATACAGCTCTGGCTCTGAAGACAATTTCTAAGCAATTCAGGTGTCTTAAGGATGCAATAACAGGCCAAATACGATCTGCTAGCAAGACATTAGGTGAAGACGAtagttttggaggaaaaattgaaGGTTCAAGGCTTAAATTTGTTGATAATCAGATCAGACAACAAAGAGCTCTGCAACAATTGGGAATGATCCAGCACAATGCTTGGAGACCTCAGAGAGGATTGCCCGAACGAGCTGTTTCTGTTCTTCGCGCTTGGCTCTTTGAGCATTTCCTCCATCCGTAAGCACTGAAACATCCTTGAAACAACAACCTTTCCAGTTTACTTAATATTTCAAGATTTGATAGTTTATAGGTTAGTAATTTAGTACTGTGTTCTGACAAATTGAGGCAATTTGTGTATAGTTATCCAAGGGATTCGGACAAAATGATGCTAGCAAAACAAACAGGACTTACTAGGAGTCAGGTCAGTGATAACTTAATCCTTGTTGGAGTTTCTAATTGAATTCTCCTCCACTTTTCGCTTTGACAATTGCTCTTTTATTTTTTGGGAAAATTCAGGTGTCTAATTGGTTTATCAATGCTCGAGTTCGTCTTTGGAAGCCAATGGTGGAAGAGATGTACTTGGAGGAGATCAAGGAACAAGAACAGAATGGATCAGATCTAGAAAAGACGAGCAAATTAGGCGAACAGAATGAAGATTCTACATCAAGATCCATTGGTCCACAAGAGAAAAGCCCTCGTTCGGATAGCCAAAACAAAAGCTTTCTCTCGAAACATGACAATAATCTGGCAAACCACAACCCTGCTTCTACAATTCCAAAATCCAACACTAGTTCCATATCACCAACTGGTCTAAGCATTCGTAACAACACTGGCTTCAACCTCATCGGATCACCAGAAAAAGAAAGCATCAACGTTGCTCAAGGAAGTCAAAAGAAACCGAGGAGCAACGAGATGTTGCATTCACCAAATAGTGTTCCATCTATCAACATGGATGTAAAGCCAAATGAGGAACAAATGTCAATCaagtttggggatgataggcagaaCAGAGATGGATTCTCCCTAATGGGAGGACCTACGAACTTCATGGGAGGATTCGGGTCCTATCCCATTGGAGAAATCGGGAGGTTCAGCACCGAGCAATTCTCAGCACCATACTCAACCAGTGGCACAGTTTCCCTCACTCTTGGACTTCCCCATAGTGAAAATCTCTCAATGTCAGCAACACATCACAGTTTCCTTCCAATTCCCACACAAAGCATCCAAATGGGAAGAGGAGTAGTAGAAATTGGTGAGGCAAATGAGTTTGGTAGCCTAAACACCCCAACATCTGCTCACTCAACAAGTGTTTACGAGAATTTCAACATTCAAAACAGAAAGAGGTTCGCTGCACCCTTGTTACCAGACTTTGTTGCTTgacaaagaagaagatgaagagtATCCTCTTTAGTAAGTATATTGTTCTCTTCTATTTCCCTAATTAAGTATTAGGACAGGAGGGAACTATCCTCATGGTAGTGTAAAGAATCAAGAAGGAAACAAGTTTACATAGTACAGGTCCTATACTTTGCATATGAAGAACCATTTAAGTTCTTCAATAGATAGATTCTAGGCTACTTCTAGACGATATGTGGTTGAGGTTTGTATATTAATTTTGTTGCAGCAGATAGCATAGTTAATTGGGTTTGTTATATTGAACGTTGAAAAGTAGTTACGTATTTTGGgtggtatacaaaaataatatccaTTTTAGCGAATCATTGTTAATTCTCTTTCCCTGAGCAGTCATAAATCTATTACTAAATGCGCtaacttttctttcattttattttttcccTAGCAAAATGAAACCATGTTTTAGCAAGTGGAGTCTATCTAATGAGTTACAGTCTAATAGTACAATTTACCTCTATACTAATTGAGTGtaaggtttcaagttgagaaaGGCTCTTTCCCatgtttttttaatatttattttggaGAAATTACGTATTAGCTAGTAGAGTGAGtatttctttcttatttccttaaaatttaattttcctttccttttttgtATGTTCAACTATTTCGAATGGCCAAGTGGTTAAATTCATGGCTTCTACTAAGTGAAAAACAAAATTAAGTCACCCTCAATTATTTAGTGAAAATGATCTTTCTATCATTCTTAATTATCATAGTTAATTAATGACTTAATGGGAATATAGTTCAAATCCTTCCCTCTCAGCGATATTTGAAAAAGTCAAAGATTTTGAACTAGATTTCGAATGGAATCGGTTAAAGTGTACTcctattgttttcaccatttctCAGGAGATTTTACTGACTTTCGGATATGCGACAATGGAGGTAATCTCTCTTTTACGTAGCAGTCTTACCTATTAGTGTACTGCAAAATATTggcaatatatttttttaataaaaaacaatttgcttttaatattttattttatttttaatggcGTATTTTTATAACATATAAATATAGCATATTTAAGATCATAAATTTAGGAAGTTTATTTTTTGGCTTCTTACTCAGTCAAATAATGCTCTGCATATGATGAAAAAGGAGTGTAGCTTTTGTGTATAATCcctcctcatttttagcattaaTACTTCAATGTTAGGTGCTTTTCTCGTCAAAATTTTCGGATGGAATGAGACAAGCAAATGTCAAGTTTCTCCTCCCCTTCCACCCCTCACATCCTCCAAAATGTTAAGTGATAGAATCTAAGGATCAAGTAAACagtatagagaaccaggttctctatcagttcccacagtGAACAACAGTAAGTAAAGAGCACACAAtgtttacgtgaaaaactcccaacttacgggattaaaaatcacgacttACCCTGGTAGGATTTTAACTTCACTAACTGAAcaaacttcagattacaacctattacaatctaggaattaaactcttaatcccttaCCTCTTACAATAATTCTATTGTAAGctcctttgtaataactctattataaagccacacacttgactaactctagtcaaacaACCAAAAACAATAATGGTTTAAATGATTTCCTACTAAATGTTTTTGAAAAGCTGTGTAGGAATTATAAGTAAATAACACAAGACAAAGACACATCAATACTAAAGGATGCAAGACATAATCAATTATGGGATCTGGTCCTTTGTTTTGTGGCTCCTTTGTTCTTCAATGCACCTGAGAGAGCAAAGGCGGCTGCACACCTAAGAGAATGAATATTTAGGTTTGCAAGTGTTGAGTTAAAACCTTACATCATGTT of Nicotiana tomentosiformis chromosome 7, ASM39032v3, whole genome shotgun sequence contains these proteins:
- the LOC104119024 gene encoding BEL1-like homeodomain protein 1, whose amino-acid sequence is MAAYFDGNSEIQGGNDGLQTLILMNPAGYVGFSETQQPPAGGSNLVFFNSNPLGNSLNLPHARPSSQQQQFVGIPLATSVFTAPSSFPDGTTTPTVHSQHDISALHGFLARSHEYGFYNPSNDIMEAREVTRAQQQGLSLSLSSQQPGFGNFRPEREELVTTVSPTAGGGSSSSVQSVPLSPKYLKAAQELLDEVVNVGKAVKTSTTTEDVNYSQKSKNNGESSGNMATAAGQEGGETNSKRDGPELSAAERQEIQMKKAKLVNMLDEVEQRYRHYHQQMQSVISWLEQAAGIGSAKTYTALALKTISKQFRCLKDAITGQIRSASKTLGEDDSFGGKIEGSRLKFVDNQIRQQRALQQLGMIQHNAWRPQRGLPERAVSVLRAWLFEHFLHPYPRDSDKMMLAKQTGLTRSQVSNWFINARVRLWKPMVEEMYLEEIKEQEQNGSDLEKTSKLGEQNEDSTSRSIGPQEKSPRSDSQNKSFLSKHDNNLANHNPASTIPKSNTSSISPTGLSIRNNTGFNLIGSPEKESINVAQGSQKKPRSNEMLHSPNSVPSINMDVKPNEEQMSIKFGDDRQNRDGFSLMGGPTNFMGGFGSYPIGEIGRFSTEQFSAPYSTSGTVSLTLGLPHSENLSMSATHHSFLPIPTQSIQMGRGVVEIGEANEFGSLNTPTSAHSTSVYENFNIQNRKRFAAPLLPDFVA